The bacterium genomic sequence GGGATCGGCCACGGAGAACTCATCGGGCTCGTACCGCGGCGTGAGAGGATAGGTGTCTCCCCTCTTTACGAGACTAACGACCTTGTCCTTGACTGCGTTGAGGCCGGCATCATTGCCGTTGTAACCAGCCACAGCCATGATATCCAGATAGTCCAGTGCGGTAAGGTGATAGAAGTGAATGATGTGATCGTAAAGATACTCCGATCCCATGAGGAGGTTCCGGAGGATACGTCCTCCGTCCGGCACCTGGGCGCCGAAGGCGTCGTCCAGGCAGGCCGCTGAAGCCATCTGGTGGACAGAAAAGCACACGCCACAGAAACGGCTGGTGACATAACTGGCGTCCCTCGGGTCTTTGCCGGTGAGAAGAGCCTCGAAACCCCGGGCCATGGTGCCGCTACTCCAGGCGTCCTTTACCACCCCATTTTCGATCTCTACCTCGATCTTCAGATGTCCCTCGATCCTGGTGACAGGATCAACTGTTATTCTCTGGCCCATTAGTTGCCACCTCCTTCCTCAGGCGGTCCACCCTTGCCGAGCCGGCCGGTCATGGCCTGCCCGATGAAGTGTCCCGCAAGTCCTACGGCCACGGCGCCGGTGGCATACGCACCGATCTTCTCAACACTGACACCCCTAAGGTTCTTACCAGAACGTTCGTAGAGAGGAGACATTCCAGCGTAGAAATCGGGTTCGGCACAACCCTGGCACACGGAGCTGCACCCAATGCACCAGTTCAGACCGTCGCTCCAGCGGCGCTTGGGACAATCCGAGTGGGTAAAGGGACCTTTGCATCCCTTCAGGTACATGCACCAGTTCCTTTTCTCGAAACTGTTCCAGTCAGTAAGAAACTCCCCGTTATCAAAGTGGCCGCGGCGTTCACAATTGTCGTGAATAAGCTTGTCGTAGAACACAACGGGCCTGCCCACCTTGTCCAGTGCCGGAGGTTTGCCGTAGAGCAGGTAATAGACGATGGTTCCGATAAGCCTTTCCGGGTGGACCGGGCAAGTCGGGCAGTTGATGAGAGCCTTTTTGGGAACGAGCCCTTTATCCATCGCATCACCGACGCCCATACCGCGTCCCGGAGTCGGACAGTCACCCGGTATCCCGCCGTAGGTGGCGCAGGAGCCTATGGCAATGACGGCCGCCGCACCGGCGGCAGCTTCGGCTACGATATCAACAAAATTTCTGCCCGCGATCTGACAGAACCTGGGATCTTCGGTCGGTATGGATCCCTCGACGAGGAGCACATACCCGCCCGACTCATTTTTTATCGTATCCTGAATAGCCTTTTCAGAAACGTGGCCGGAGGCCGCCATGAGGCTTTCGTGGTACCTGAGGGATATTGTATCGAGAACCAGTTCAGCAGTACCGGGGTTAGAGGAGTTGATAAATGAAATGCTGCATCCTGCGCAGTCCTGACCCTCAAGCCAGATAACCGGCGGCTTCTTGGCCGCCCCCTC encodes the following:
- a CDS encoding hydrogenase small subunit; the protein is MSSFRNISRRDFLKFCAGTASILGLSEAAVPRIAKALEGAAKKPPVIWLEGQDCAGCSISFINSSNPGTAELVLDTISLRYHESLMAASGHVSEKAIQDTIKNESGGYVLLVEGSIPTEDPRFCQIAGRNFVDIVAEAAAGAAAVIAIGSCATYGGIPGDCPTPGRGMGVGDAMDKGLVPKKALINCPTCPVHPERLIGTIVYYLLYGKPPALDKVGRPVVFYDKLIHDNCERRGHFDNGEFLTDWNSFEKRNWCMYLKGCKGPFTHSDCPKRRWSDGLNWCIGCSSVCQGCAEPDFYAGMSPLYERSGKNLRGVSVEKIGAYATGAVAVGLAGHFIGQAMTGRLGKGGPPEEGGGN